From a single Silene latifolia isolate original U9 population chromosome 6, ASM4854445v1, whole genome shotgun sequence genomic region:
- the LOC141587263 gene encoding UDP-glycosyltransferase 79B30-like: protein MSPQDSKPLHIAMYPWFAIGHFNSYLHLANKLAQRGHIISFLLPTKTQQKLASINPYPNLVTFFPITVPPVDGLPAGAESTNDVHPKDRSKIMAARDLTQDQLDSYLAQLKPDFLFFDSPEWVPQVARKHGVKPVYYAVFYVSMFAYCNLQARNLPLNHRLTEGDLIEPPPGFPSSIKFRPSEARTTARVFSSDFGNGMTFLEKQDLGIQESVAIGFRSCRETEGAYADFLEKQLGKPVLLAGFLFPDPPTSKLDEFFDNWLNGFGHGTVIYCALGSEASIEKDQFDELVLGLELTGMPFLAAIKPPAGYETIESALPEGFIERTKGRGMVRGDWVPQPQIVQHPSVGCFVSHCGTGSLSEALMGGCQLVLIPLNLDQYINARLMSVDMRVAVEVEKGENDDFFYKEALQKAVELVMDLEGQVGKELKANNAKWRELLFKEGIEESYINSFVKSLRELL, encoded by the exons ATGTCTCCTCAAGACAGCAAGCCATTGCACATAGCAATGTACCCTTGGTTTGCTATTGGCCACTTCAATTCATACCTCCACTTAGCCAACAAATTAGCCCAAAGAGGTCACATTATCTCATTTCTTCTCCCTACTAAAACCCAACAAAAATTAGCCTCTATTAATCCATACCCTAACCTTGTTACATTCTTTCCCATTACTGTACCACCCGTTGACGGCCTACCAGCTGGTGCAGAATCTACTAATGATGTCCACCCAAAGGACCGCTCTAAAATTATGGCCGCCCGGGATTTAACTCAAGACCAACTTGACTCTTATCTGGCTCAACTCAAACCCGACTTTTTATTTTTTGACTCCCCTGAGTGGGTCCCCCAAGTAGCCCGAAAACACGGGGTCAAACCCGTTTACTATGCTGTTTTTTACGTATCAATGTTTGCTTATTGCAACTTACAAGCGAGGAACTTACCCTTGAACCACCGTCTTACGGAGGGTGACCTTATCGAACCACCCCCGGGGTTCCCGAGCTCGATAAAGTTCCGCCCCTCCGAGGCGCGGACCACCGCGAGGGTGTTTTCGAGTGATTTCGGGAATGGAATGACGTTCTTAGAAAAGCAAGACTTGGGGATTCAAGAGAGTGTTGCCATAGGGTTTAGAAGTTGTAGGGAGACGGAGGGAGCTTATGCTGACTTTCTTGAGAAACAACTTGGTAAACCCGTTTTACTAGCGGGTTTTTTGTTTCCGGATCCTCCGACGTCTAAACTAGATGAATTTTTTGATAATTGGTTAAACGGGTTCGGTCATGGCACCGTAATTTATTGTGCACTTGGAAGTGAAGCGTCCATTGAAAAGGACCAGTTTGATGAACTTGTCCTTGGACTCGAGCTCACAG GTATGCCTTTTCTAGCGGCCATAAAGCCGCCAGCGGGCTATGAAACAATAGAGTCCGCCTTACCTGAAGGTTTCATAGAGAGGACAAAAGGAAGAGGAATGGTGCGCGGGGATTGGGTCCCACAACCGCAAATCGTGCAACATCCTTCAGTAGGATGCTTTGTGAGCCATTGTGGGACTGGTTCTCTATCGGAAGCATTGATGGGAGGGTGTCAACTAGTACTGATTCCTCTAAACCTAGATCAATACATAAATGCGAGACTAATGAGCGTTGATATGAGGGTTGCAGTCGAGGTTGAGAAGGGGGAGAATGATGACTTCTTCTATAAAGAAGCCCTTCAAAAGGCGGTCGAATTGGTGATGGATTTAGAAGGCCAAGTTGGGAAAGAACTCAAGGCTAACAATGCTAAATGGAGGGAATTGTTGTTCAAAGAAGGAATTGAGGAGTCTTACATTAACAGCTTTGTTAAGAGTCTTAGAGAATTGCTTTGA
- the LOC141658984 gene encoding UDP-glycosyltransferase 79B30-like: protein MSHHNATQLHIAMYPWLAMGHITSFLRIGNKLAERGHKITLFLPPKTQLRFASQNHHPELITFVTVALPPVDGLPSWAETTNDVPAESRPLLMTAMDLTRDTIEAHLINLKPNFVFYDFTYWIPGLAHKHGIKSIYYFSALLVRVAYQFHLAMDFFTGQQISKAHLMSPVSSFPNPLIKMQAHEAQSLANVLMVDFGGGMTFLERMGRSLRECDAIGIKTTTEMEGVYCQYIEEEFGKPVLTAGPVLLDPPANRLDDWVEQWLAGYDSGEVVYCAFGSECTLDMPQFQELVLGLELTGKPFLAALKPPRGYETIESALPQGFTERTKGRGIVYGGWVQQQLILQHASVGCFITHCGAGSLSEAMVNKCQLVMIPNAVDQFVNARMMSCELRVGVEVEKGEEDGFFTSETVSKAVVTVMDEESQVGREVRTNHTKWREFILKEGVEDSYINSFILSLQHLLG from the exons ATGTCACACCACAATGCTACACAATTGCACATAGCAATGTACCCTTGGTTAGCCATGGGCCATATTACTTCTTTTCTTCGCATTGGCAACAAATTAGCCGAAAGGGGTCACAAAATCACGTTATTTCTCCCACCCAAGACACAACTAAGGTTCGCCTCTCAAAACCATCACCCTGAACTCATTACATTCGTTACCGTCGCTCTCCCTCCAGTCGACGGGCTTCCGTCCTGGGCAGAGACAACAAACGACGTGCCGGCCGAGTCACGACCCCTTCTTATGACAGCCATGGACCTGACCCGAGACACAATTGAAGCCCATTTAATAAATCTCAAGCCCAATTTTGTTTTCTATGACTTCACCTATTGGATTCCTGGGCTGGCCCATAAGCATGGGATTAAGTCCATATACTATTTTTCAGCCCTTTTGGTGAGAGTTGCTTACCAATTCCACCTAGCAATGGACTTCTTTACGGGTCAACAGATATCAAAGGCCCATTTAATGAGCCCAGTAAGTTCATTTCCTAACCCGCTTATTAAAATGCAGGCCCACGAGGCCCAATCATTGGCTAATGTCCTTATGGTTGACTTTGGTGGAGGCATGACTTTTCTTGAAAGGATGGGAAGATCTCTAAGAGAATGTGATGCCATAGGTATCAAGACCACTACAGAGATGGAAGGAGTTTATTGCCAATACATAGAGGAAGAGTTTGGTAAGCCTGTTCTTACGGCCGGGCCGGTGCTCCTTGATCCTCCGGCTAATCGTCTTGATGATTGGGTTGAACAATGGTTGGCTGGCTATGATTCGGGTGAAGTGGTGTATTGTGCATTTGGGAGCGAATGTACCCTTGATATGCCTCAGTTTCAAGAGCTGGTCCTCGGCCTCGAGTTAACAG GTAAACCGTTTTTGGCGGCATTGAAGCCACCACGAGGTTACGAAACAATAGAATCAGCCTTGCCACAAGGGTTTACAGAGCGAACCAAAGGAAGAGGAATAGTGTACGGAGGTTGGGTACAACAACAACTAATCTTGCAACATGCCTCTGTGGGATGCTTTATAACCCATTGTGGGGCCGGGTCATTATCCGAAGCCATGGTGAATAAATGTCAACTAGTGATGATACCAAATGCAGTTGATCAATTCGTCAATGCAAGGATGATGAGTTGCGAGCTTAGAGTTGGTGTTGAGGTTGAGAAAGGAGAGGAAGACGGTTTCTTCACTAGCGAGACTGTGAGCAAGGCGGTCGTAACCGTGATGGATGAGGAGAGTCAAGTTGGGAGAGAGGTGAGGACTAACCATACTAAATGGAGAGAATTCATACTGAAGGAAGGTGTTGAAGACTCCTACATTAATAGCTTTATCTTGAGTTTGCAACATTTGCTTGGATAA